AGAAGAATTAGTAGAATTAATATTAAAGAAAATAGACGGAATAACTAGTATAGTTCAAAACATAAACTCTAAAAAAACTAATGTAATATTAGGATTAGAAAACATAACTTTATATGGAAAGGACTATATAAGTGACTATATAGGTGAATTTAAATTTAATATATCACCGTTATCCTTCTTTCAGGTTAATCCAATACAAACAGAAGTATTGTACAATAAAGCATTGGAATATGCAGCATTAACAGGAAATGAAGTAGTATTTGATGCTTACTGTGGAACAGGAACAATATCACTATTCCTATCTAAAAATGCAAAAAAAGTATATGGTGTAGAAATAGTAGATGCAGCTATTGAAAATGCAAAAATAAATGCAAAAGAAAACAACGTAGATAATGCTGAATTTATAGTTGGTAAATCAGAAGAAGTTATACCAAACTTAATTAATCAAGGAATAAAGGCTGATGTAGTTGTAGTAGATCCACCAAGAAAAGGCTGTGATAAAGCACTACTAGATGCCATAGGAAACATGAAACCAGACAGAATAGTATATGTATCCTGCGATCCAGGCACACTTGCAAGGGACTTAGCCATTTTAGGTGAATTAGGATATGCAACTAAAGAAGTTCAACCAGTTGACATGTTCCCTCAAACAGGTCATGTTGAGTGCGTAGTGAAGCTGGAAAGAAAATAATTAGTTTTTAATACGTTTTTATGCAAGTTATAATATATACAAAAATAATGTTCGTAGGTGATAAAATGAGCTTAAGTATAAAATGTAAAGAAGATTTACTCCAATTTTTTATAGATGAATTAGGTTATAAAAATAATCCATATTTTAATTATGATAAATCAAAAATTAAACTTAATAGTATTGATGAAATTAAAAGTGTACATCTTTTAAGTGATACGTTAGATTTTAAGATATGGATTTTTGAAATGGAAGTTATAAAAACTGATACAATGAATAAGGTTGCAAGTAAATTATATAATAGTAACCCGTTTGAATATAATTTATTAATTTTTTCTAATAAAACATATAGTGAAATAACATTTTTACATTATTATAAGGAGGAAAAAGAAAAATTAAAGATAAGAAGACTTAATATTGAAGACTGTCGGTTTACAAGGACTGATTTGGATATTTTATATTCAATAGGTATTAAAAATAAAAAAGTTATAGATGATCTTGATATAGAATTAGAGTATAGAAAAGCATTTGATATAGAGGAAGTTACCAAGAAATTTTTTGCTGAATTTAAAAGAGAAATTGACAATATTGAAAAGCATGTATATGGACTTGAAAATAAACAAGATAGAAGAAACTATGCTGTTCTTTTAGCAAGCAGACTAGTGTTTTTATATTTTATTCAAAAGAAAAAATGGCTTAATGGAAAAAAAGACTTTTTATTTGATAGGTACAAGTACTGTATAAATTCAACACCACAATTAAATTATTTTAATGAAATACTAGAACCTTTGTTTTTTGATTGCTTAAATACACCAATGGATGTAGGAATGATAAAAAATAGAAGTGAAAAAGCTAAAAAGTTATATGAAAATTTTGAATCACAGACAGATATAATATGTGATTCTCAGTATCAAGGAATTCCATATTTAAATGGTGGATTATTTGAAAGACATCCTAAGTATGAGATTGATACAAAAATAAGCATAGAAAATAATGTTTTTAAAGAAATTCTTGAAAATTTGTTGGAAAAATACAATTTCACAGTAAGAGAAGATTTGGGATATGATGCAGATGTAGCTGTGGACCCAGAACTGTTAGGAAGAATATTTGAAAATATGATAAATTCAGAGGAAAGAAAAACTACAGGTAGTTTTTATACCCCAAGAGCAATTATTAGTTATATGTGCAAACAAAGTATAAAAGAATATTTAATTCAGAATTTAAAAAATATACAGTCTCAAAAGATTATTTATTTGATTGATAGCATAGAAGAAGAAGGAATATACTCAAAAGATAGAACTATAACAGTAAATAAAACGACAAAGGGAAAAACTATTGTTGATGGAAGTACATATTTAATGACAAAAGATGAAATGCAGCGCATAATTATTTTACTTGATAATGTAAAAATTTGCGATCCGTCAGTTGGGTCAGGTGCGTTTATATTGGGAATGTTGCAATTGCTTGTTATATTAAAGAAAAAGTTAAATTATTATTGTTATAATAAAAATATAGATTTATATGAAACTAAAAAAGAGATAATAAAAAATAATTTATATGGAGTTGATATACAGGAAGGGGCAACGGAGATTGCACATTTAAGATTATGGCTTTCTTTAGCGGTCGAATATGATGCTAAATCTATAGAAGATATAAAACCACTTCCAAATTTAACATATAAAATTATGCAGGGAAATAGTTTAATATCTGAATTTGAAGGTATTGACTTTGATGAAAGAATATTTAGCATTAAAAATAACATACATCAATTAACTTTGTTTCCGGAAATATTTAGGGAACATTTTAGTATAATAATTCAAAATAAAGAGCAATATTTTTCAGCAACTGCAAATAAAAAACAACTTGAAAAAAAGATATTTGAATCCGAATTTAATTTAATAAAGGAAATACTTAAGCAGGTAAATAAATTTGAATCTGATGAACAAGTTGAAGAAATGTTAAGATATCAAAAAGATATGTTTTTTTCATGGGGATTAAATTTTTCGGATGTTTTTGTAAATAAAGATAATAATGATAGAGGATTTGACATTATCATTGGTAATCCACCTTATGTAAATACAAAGGATGTAAATAAACTAGAGTACAAGAAGGTTTTGGAGAAAACATATGGTTTTAGAGATGATTTATACAATCACTTTACGTTTAAAGGGTTTAGATTACTTAAAGAAAATGGAACATTAGCATTTATTACATCAAATACATTTTTAACTATTCAAACAAAATTAAATATGAGGCAATTACTTCAAGAAAAGCATTTAAAAGAACTTATTATAACACCTAAAGCGTTTCAGGCTTTAGTTGATACTGCTATATTTATAGTAAGAAATAAAGATATTAAAAGTAGCTATGAATTTGACTTTATAGATGCTACAAAGGCGTCGGTGGAAGACTTTTACAATATGGATTCATTGTTTTTAAAAAATGACATTATTAATAAATACAATGTAGAAATAAAAATATTTAGAAATAATCTTATGAAAGTATTTTTTAAACCAGATAATATAAATATGCAGATTTATAAAAAGCATATTTCAAAAATTAAAAAGCTTTATGATATGTGGTGGAATAAAATAAGCACAAGTAGGGAGATCAAAAATAATAAAAATGAATTAAATGAATATAGAGAAAATTTAAAAGCAGGGGACTTTACTTTACTTGGATTAATTACTGATGGTGGAGTTGGACTTCAAACAGGGGATAATGGAAAATTTGTTGGAGTTATAGAAGGAAGCAAGTGGGCTGAAAAAATTAAGCAGTCTAGAATTAAGAAATTCTATGAAGCAATAATTAAAAAACAAATAAATAGGCAAAAGTTCATAGAAATTTATCCTCAATACTCTAAGATTACAACTAAAAATAATGTTGAAGAATTTTTAAAAGGTTTATCTGAATATGAAATAAGAAGTCTTTTTGATGATTTAAAAGAGAAATTTGGTAGGGATGTTTTTGGGCAAGGATATTTATTCAGGATTATATCTAAAGAAGAAATTGCTGATATATATAAATTAACTGATGAAGAAAAAACTATTGGAATTCTTGATGATAAAAGAATATATGCACCTTATGATAAAGGCGATAAAGATGGAAATAGATGGTATTTAGAAACTCCTTATTATATAAATTGGAGTAAGCCAAGTGTTGAATTTTTAATGAATAATTCGGGAAAAAAAGGATCAGGAATGCCAGTAGTTAGAAATAAGGATTATTATTTTAGAGAAGGTTTTTGTTGGACAGATGTGAATTCAGTATATTTAAAATCAAGGATAAAAACAATAAGTGTTCATGATGTTTTAAGTATGAGCTTATTTAGTATGCTAAAAGATAATGTTATTACTGAAAAATATATAGTATCTTTAATTAATTCTAAATTTATGAGCGAATTTGTTCAAGAATTTTTAAATGGTACTTCACATTTTCAAATTAATGATGCTAGAAAAGTACCAGTAATTATTCCAAATAAAAAACAATTAACTTATATAAATAATATAGTTGATGAAGCTATGCAAATTAAGAAGAAACAATTTAATGGAGAAATATCTGAAAAGGAAACTAAAGATAAGTTAGATGAGATTCAACAAAAGGTAGATGACTTTGTGTATAAACTTTATGGCATAAATATTTAGGAGTGAATATTATGGCGGAAATACCTGAAATAATTGATAATAGAAAATATAAGTTAAAAGATGTAATTAATCAAATTATAAAATATTCAGTAAAAGCTAGAATAGCAGCAGGATATTTTTATTTGAATGGATTTGAACTAGTAAAGGAAAATATAGGCGAAAATTGTACTCTTGATATTATTATTGGAACTGAAACTGATGAATTAACTGCTGCTACAATTGAAGAGGGTTATGCAAAAAAAAGCATAAATCCTCTTTCAGATTATATTGCACATTCTATGGAAAAATCTTTTCATAATATAAATGAAGAACAAGAAGAAAGAATATACGATTTATCAGAAATGATAAAAGCAGGTAGAGTTAATTTTAAGATATATACTAAAGAAAAATTTCATTCTAAGGCTTATATTTTTGATGTTGAATACAATGATGGAGATGTTAAAGATAGTTATGCAATTATTGGTTCAAGTAATTTCACAAAAAGGGGATTTGGAGCTGAGACATGTGCTGGAAGTAATACAGAATTAAATGCAGTATTAAGACAACACTCTGCAATAAATGAAGTTAAAAAGTGGTATGAAGATATTTGGAATGAATCAGAAGATTTTAACATGGAACTTTTGGATATCATAGAGAGAAATTTAAAAGTAGAAAAGCTTACATATTCACCAATGGATATAATTTTAAAGACATTATATAATCTTTATAAAGATGATAATACATTTGAAGAGGTAAAAAATTTAAATTTACATGAATTAACAGAGTTTCAAGCTTTTGCTGTAAAAAGAGCCATTAGAATTTTAAATAAGTATAATGGGGTAATAATAGCTGATAGTGTAGGATTAGGTAAAACATATGTAGCAAAAGGGTTACTAAAATACTTTGAAAATATAGAAAATGATACATTAATTATATGTCCAGCTTCATTAAAAAATATGTGGACTACTGAATCCAAAAATTTATCTATAGGAGTAAATGTTATTAGTCAAGAAAGCATAGGGGTAAATGGTATTGATTTTAGAATAGTAAATAATGTACAGTCTATAATAATTGATGAAGCACATAATTTTAGAAATGAAAATGCAAGTAGATTTAAGGAATTAATAAAAGGTACAATGGGAAAAAAAATAGTTGAACTAACAGCTACACCTATAAATAACTCAATATTTGATTTATATAATATAATGACTTTATTTGTAAAAGAAGATGAATTCAAAGAAAAGTTTGGAATTCCGAGGCTTAGAGACTTATTTAATAATTATCCTCAAAATAAAGATAAGGTTGAAAATATTTTAAGTGAGATATTGATAAGACGAAGCAGAAGCTTTATAAGAAAAAAATATGGGAAAAACAATGAGTTGATAATAAATTGTAAAAAATTAAAGTTCCCTTCAAGAAAAATAGAAAATATTAATTATTCAATAGCAAATGTATATGGTTCAAATTTGTATGAAGACATATCAGAAAAATTACAAAATTTAAATTTGCCGGTTATAACAGATGAAAAATTATCTTCAAAACAAATTGCGTTAATGATTGGTCTAATTAGAAAAATGTTCCTTAAAAGGTTGGAAAGTTCTATTGAAGCATTTAGAGAATCAATTAAAAAGCAAATTAAATACTGTGATATTTTAATTGATTCAATAAATCAAGGGTATTTAGTATCTAAAAAATATATTATGTCAGATAGTGTGGAGGACTTCTATCAAATTGATGAATTTAATAAAATAGAATTATCACAATATGATGGAGATGTAGAAAAACTAATTAGTAATATAAAAAGTGATTATTATGATTTTAAATATATTCTAGAGAAAATTGAAAATATAAACGAAAAAAAAGATGCAAAACTCCAAATGTTAATAAATAAGCTACAGTGGGATCTAAAAGGAAAAAAGGTAATTATATTTACAGAGTTTAAAGATACAGCTAAATATATATATAATTATATTAAAAATAATATAAATGTAGAAGTAGCTGAATTAGATAGTAGTAATAAGATGAGTAAAATAAAAATAGTAAATCGTTTTGCACCTAAAGCCAATAATTATGAACTCGCAATTAATGAAAAAGAGATAGATGTTTTAGTTAGCACAGATGTTTTAGCTGAAGGTCAAAATCTCCAAGATTGTAATATTATTATAAATTATGATTTATCATGGAACCCAGTGAAGATTATTCAAAGGGAAGGTAGAATAGATAGAATTACTACAGAATTTGATAAAATATTTATTTACAATTTTATGCCTGAAGATAAATTAGAAAACTTGCTTAACTTAGTTGATAAAATTAATATTAAGATAAAATACATAAATGAAACTGTAGGAAATGAGAGTAAAATACTTACTTCTACAGAGTTAACAAATGATAAAATATTTAATGATGAAGAAGATACTGAAACATTAAGAAAACTAAAAAATAAAGAAAATAAATCGGAAATTATAAATGATATAGAAAATAAACAAGACAATATTTTACCGTCAGAAGAGGAGATGCAAGAAGATTATAAAAACTACTTATTTAACAACACAGATAATATTAAAAAAGTTAACCAAATGGGGGATGGAATATATTCAATAAAAACTTCAACAGAAAATAAAGGAATATATATGTATTATAAAGTTGGAAAAGAAAATTATTTGTTATTTTATGATATATTAACTGATGAATTTATAACTAATAAAGCTAAGATATATAGTATTATTTCTTCAGGTAATTTTTTAGAATTTAAACCTATAAGGAAAAAGATTCCTATTGATGTAGAAGGAATTCTTGAAAAAGGTAGAAAAATTGTATGTGAAAAAGTACAAGACATAATACAAAGTCAAATAGCTCCAACTGAAATTGGTAAAGTTCAAAGAGAAGTAGCTGAACGTATTGAGAATATGTTTTTAAAGGCAAAATATAGAAGTAGGATTACTAGTGAACAAAGACTTATAAGAAAAAAGATAAGAAAGCCACTTCATAAAGGTACAATTATGAAATTAAAGTCATTGAAAATAGAGCAGTTTAATGATGATGAACTTATGGATAGATTAGATGAGATTTTAAGTTATATAGACTTAGATCAAGAAGATAAAAAATTAAGTAGTAGAGATGAAGAGGTAAAATTAGTTTGTTATGAAATATTATTGTAAAATAATTCAGTGGTAACTTAAGGTGTAATATGTAAAATTTTAAAGACATTTCTGCTTTTAGTGGAAATGTCTTTAGTTATTTATAAATAAAATCATTTAAATAATAAAGGTATAAAAAGCTAAATAGTAAATCTATATGAAAGATTAATTGGGTATTTAACTCCCCACAACATAGATTTTAAAATCTATGTTGTGGGGAGTTTTTTATGAAAAACATAAATAAATATTTTAAAAAAATTTTACACATTTTATGCACTTCGATTGTTATACATTATGGAGAGATAATAACCGCTAAGAAATGTTAAAAATGTGGATATATATTCTTCAAAATATTTAATTTGTTAGGAGGATACAGTAATGGGTTTAAAATTAGAAAATGTTACAAAGTCTTATGGCAACAATGTAATACTGGACAACATTAATCTTGAACTTGAAAATGGTATTTATGGACTTTTAGGAGCTAATGGTGTTGGAAAAACTACTTTGTTTAAGGTAATTAGTGGTTTTTTAACGGATTACAAAGGAAAGGTAGTTTATCCTAAACTTAATGATAAAAATGAAACTTTATTAGGATTTCTGCCACAAAGTTTTACTGGTTATCCAGAGATGGCTGTTCAGGAATTTTTGAAGTATATAGGAGGTATTAAGGCTAATGCTTCAAAAAATATAATCAATAAAGAAATTGATGAAAAACTAGAGTTGTTTGGTTTAACGGATTTTAAAAATAAGAAACTTAAAACTTTATCTGGTGGACAGCTAAGAAGAGTAGGTCTTGCTCAAGCTTTTTTATTAAATCCCAAAATTGTAATGCTTGATGAACCTACAACAGGACTTGATCCAACAGAAAGAATAAGGTTTAAAAATTATATTTCAGAGTTTGGTCGAGAGCAAACAATATTAGTTTCTACGCATATTGTTAGTGATTTAGAATTTATAGCAAAAGAAATATTTATATTGAAAGATGGTAACTTTGTAATGAAAGGAAACGAAAAACAATTAGTTGAACGTTGCAATAATCTTGTGTGGGAAGCAAGTTTCAAAAATGAAATGGAATTACATAATCGCCTAAAGGATTATACTATTTCAATGATTTATGATGATGGTGGAATAACAAAGGCTAGAGTTGTTAGTGAGAAACCTCCTGTACCTAATGCCATAAACGTAGTTCCAACTTTAAATGACATATATCTTTTTAATTTTAAAAAGGAGGCACAAGCTAATGCTAAATGAGCTTAAAAAATTTACAAGCAAACTTCATATAAAAATTTTAATTTTACTTGTTATTTTAGTATCAATTGCTACAGCACATTCCGCTAGTAATAGTAATTGCTTTTTTGTACTAAAATCTACAGATTCTAAAATGATAGAAGGTAAAGCTGCAATACCTTTAATGAAAGAACAATATAAGAATACTAAGGGAATTCTTACAATAGATACACTTAATAAGGCTTTAAAATATTATAAGTCAAAGCCAGATTGTGAAACAGCATTTTTAGAAACAGATATTAAGTATCCGGTGGTTTTGCATTTAATGGAAAAAGCTTATATATATGATGATACACAAGAATCATTCATATTTCAAAAAGAATCAGCTGTCTTTCATAAACTGAAGGACATGAATGATTTTTACACTAGAAATATAAAAGTAATTACAGAAAAGCTAAATAATGAAAAAAATAACTATGAATCTTGGGAAAAAAATATTATTATTGAAAAAGCAAAAAATATTAATAAACCATTTAATATTGATTTTAATAAACACTGGGAACTAGTATATACATGTTTTATAATTTGTTTTATGGTCATTGCTATTTCTGCTATTGTAATAGGTTCACGCTTATTTTCTTATGAAAAAGACAAAAATATGGATGTTTTATTGGTTTCTCTTGGAGATGAATCTCTTAGAAAAATTGGAATAAATAAGATAAAAGCATTGATTACTTTTTTAACAGTTGAGCTTTTAATAAGCGTAAGTATAGTATCAGTTATGATGTTTTCAAATACTGGAATTAGTGCTTGGAATAGTCAAATACAAATAAAATATTTTACTTCAATATACAATTTGACCTTTGGACAAGCATACTTATTAATTATATTTACTGGATGGGTTAGTATTATAGCTATAGGAATGTTTACTGCAACTTTAAATGCTTATAAGCAAAAATCTTATACTACCTTATTTCTTGGAGTTATTATAACGTTTATTCCAATGATTGCTGTAAAATTAGATATGTTTCCAGTTATTATAACAAAGTTTTTTAAGATGCAACCAATAAATGCATTTTCTATCATTGGAAATTTAGAATCCCTTCAAATATTTAATTTTATATTTTTTCATGCACTTACTATGACTGCTATTATTGTTAACGCTATGATAATTTTAGGAATTTGTATATTTATATCACCCCGTCTGTTTTTTGCCAAAATAAAAAATGCATAAGATATTTTATTATTTAAATATCAAAGGGAGGTAGATTATGTTTTCTGAAATGAAGAAGTTTTATAAAAATACAGCTATAATAATTTCTCTTGTTTTATCGGTAGTATTAGCAATAGGAATGCCTATTTTATTTATATATGATTATGCAAGTTACGACTATTCTAATGGAAAGGAAGTTGTAATAGAAGGTGTTAAGGGACTTAATTATAGAAAACAACAGATGCAAAAAGTTTCTGGAATTTTGAGTACAGATAAACTGAATAAAGCCCTTAATTTTTATAAATCTCAGCCAAAAGGAGATGATGCATATTTTAAAATAGAAGACAAATATCCTGGAATGTATTCTTTTTTAAAGGATGCATATGCGCCTTATGGAAGTGGAAGTTCATTTGATGTTAGTAGTATACAAAATGCTGATAATTTTTACAACAAAAGTACAGAAAGAGTAGAAGAAAAGATAAATTTATTTGGTAAGAATGTTATTTCCACAAGTGAAAAGCAAGAAGGAATAAATAGGGCAGCTAGTATAAGTAAACCCTATAATATTGAATTTGTTGATCAATGGACAATTTTAATTAAGTCCTTACTATTAGTATATATATTTATAATTTTATCTGGAATTTTAATATCAAATCAGCTTTTCTCATTCGAGAAAGAAAATAATATGGATATTATATTAAATTCTGCAGGTAGAAAAAAACTTGTAAGCATAGGATTAAGAAAAATATTTGCTATGATAGCTTACTTGACTTTAGAATTTATACTATGTACTGTTATTTGTACAACTATTATTGTTGGAATGTTTGGTGCTAGTGGTTGGAACTGTCAAATACAAATCTTACCGAAATTTTTTGCAAATATATATAATTGGTTTATTGGAAAGATGTTTATTAATCATTTTATAATTGCTTGGATAAGCATATTATCTGTAGCACTTATTGGAGCATTTATCAATTCTATCATACAAAAAACATATGCATCATTGACAATAGCGGCATTTTTAACAGTTACTCCAATGTTTTTAAAAAACAATACACTAGTATCGGCAAAAATTCAAAGATATTTATGTGTACAACCTATAAATGGAGTTAGTTTGGTTCCTTTTATGAATAGCTTATTAATCTATCAATTAGGATCGTATAAAGCGCTTACTGCATATGTAATTTTGCTTATTTCCATACTTTGTTCAATCACAGGAATAATATTTTCACCTATCATATTTTCAAAAAGAATAAATAAAAATGCTTAAATAAATATTAGTCAAGACCTAAAATTGTTAAAAAAGTACACATTTTAGATACTTCAATTTAGGAGGGACAGTTATGGAAATTATAGAAGGTGTATTTAAATGGGAACGTTAATAAAATATGAACTTAGAAAAATTTTTAAGACAAGAAGTACTAAGGTTTCTTTAATAGTTATTCTATTATTGATGGCATGTTCGGTGGTCTCCAATATAAAACATAGATTGTATGTGGATGAAATGGGTAATGAGATTCATGGATTAAAGGCTATTGAATTAAAAAGAGAACAAGTAACAAAGCATGCTGGATATTTATCAGAAGATAAATTAACAAATATATTTAATGATTATCAGAAGATAAATAAGGACAGTAAAAGTTATAAGCCTAATTCAAAGTGGTTAAAGGATGAAGTTTTTGGAAAGTATATTATGAATAAAGATGAAATTTTAGATCTTATACGTCAAGATTTTTCTTATGCTGATAAGTACAATTATGATATTGATTCATTATCAAATAAAGATATAAAAAGTTTTTATAAAAGACGTGACACAAAAATCAAAGAAATATTAAATAAGAAGTATTCACATGGAAGTTATTCAGAAAGTGAGAAAAAATATGTATGCGCTATAAACAATAAAATCTCAAAGCCTTTTTATTTTGATTATTCTGATGGATGGGAAGGGATTTTTAGAGAATTATTTCACATAATATTGATTAGTATTATTTTTGTGATAGGTATATGGGTTGCACCTATATTTGCATTGGAGTATGAAACGGGAGCAGATTCTATTATTTTATCCACAAGGTATGGAAAGAATAAGTTAATTATAGCAAAGATTTTAGCTGTATTTTTGTGTACAACCTTTGTTTACTTTGGATTAGTATTAATATTTACGGTATGTATGTTGTGGATTTATGGAATACATGGATGGAATGCTTCACTTCAAGTTATATTTATTAAATCAGTTTATCCTTTTTCAGTATTAGAGGGTTATTTACTAGGGGTTGCCTTAGGATACTTGGTTGCTTTAGCATTTTCTTCGTTTATTATGGTATTATCATCAAAGATTAAAACATCATCTATTATGGTAATTAGTGGATTATTGATTTTTATACCAATATTTTTTCAAAGAAATAAAGAAAATTTAGTATTGAATAGATTTACGAACTTGTTTCCAGGAAATGCAGTTAATGCTTTTAGAAACTTTTCTTCATGTGATACATATGCTTTTAAAAATCTAGTTTTACTAGCACCCCAATTAACCGCAATACTTTCTGTTATAGGAATTTGTATATTTGTACCTATTGCGTTTTATAATTTTAGAAATCATGAGGTAGTTTGAAAAACTTTACACATTTTATGCACTTCAGTTGTTATACATTATGGGAGGTGATTATGTGGCACAACAACCAATAAGAGATATTAAAAATGGAGATGCGGATTTAGCTGAAAGCATTGTTAGGGAAAATTATAAGGATATTTATAAATATTGTTATTGGAAAGTAGGAAGTAGTGAAAAGGCAGAAGACATTACCCAAGAAGTTTTCTTAAAATTTATTAAAAATATTGGTTGTTATTCGGAACGCGGGAAGCCGAGAGCCTACTTGTATACCATTGCTAAGAATTTGTGCATTAATGAGTATAAAAAATGTAATAGAGAGGTTTTGAATTCTGATGAAATAATTATTAACTCAATAACAGGGGATATTTTTGAAAATATTATTGATAAGATTACTTTGCAAAAACTTATAGGGGAACTTTCAAAAGAACAACAAGAAGTTATATTATTAAGGTTTGGACAAGGATTAAAACTTGGAGAAATTGCAATTATAACTGATACCACAAGATTTACTGTACAATATAGAATAAAAAAATCATTAGCAATTTTAAAGAAAAAATTAAAAGAAGGAGGTATTGACTATGAAAAAAGACCTACAGGAGAGTATTAAATCATTATATGATTCTGTGCCATCTTGTTCAAAAGAAGATGGTCTTGAAGAAACAATTTTAAAAGTACGTCAGTTGGTGGTACAACATCAGCAGACTAGAACATCCTTCCCACAATTCTTTTTGGCTCAATTTAGTTTAATTAGAAAAAAGGTTTGGATAATTCAAATGTTAATTGTTTTATTGTGCAGTATAAGATTAGTTTGCTTTTCAGATGGAATTGATACATTAGTCATGATTTCTTCTACAGCACCATTATTAATACTTGCAGGAATACAGGAAGTAACTAGATCCTATAAATATAAAACTCTTGAAATTGAATTATCAACAATATATTCATTTAAACAACTTATTCTTACTCGTATTACAATTTTAGGATTAGTAGATATTTTTATTTTAACTATTGTGTTAATTTTATCAGGAATAAATCTTAATCTAAATTTAATTGTATTGATATTATATATATTTGTACCATTTTTAGTTACGTGTTTCACTTCACTATTTATCTTAAATTATTTTAAAAATACAGATTGTAATTATATGTGTACAGTAATGGGAATAGCTACGGTAGCTTTAATTACAGTTACAGCAGCGTTTTGGCCTAATTTATATAAACCTTCAGCTTATTTATTGTGGGGAGTTTTATTCATAGTCGCATTTATTGGAGTTATTGCAGAGGTGTATAAATTGGTGAAAAATTGTAGCGAAAATTCAGGGTCTATATATACAAATTAGGGGGAGAGGTTATGGAACTTACTTTTAATAAATTAACAA
This Clostridium novyi NT DNA region includes the following protein-coding sequences:
- a CDS encoding Eco57I restriction-modification methylase domain-containing protein, which codes for MQVIIYTKIMFVGDKMSLSIKCKEDLLQFFIDELGYKNNPYFNYDKSKIKLNSIDEIKSVHLLSDTLDFKIWIFEMEVIKTDTMNKVASKLYNSNPFEYNLLIFSNKTYSEITFLHYYKEEKEKLKIRRLNIEDCRFTRTDLDILYSIGIKNKKVIDDLDIELEYRKAFDIEEVTKKFFAEFKREIDNIEKHVYGLENKQDRRNYAVLLASRLVFLYFIQKKKWLNGKKDFLFDRYKYCINSTPQLNYFNEILEPLFFDCLNTPMDVGMIKNRSEKAKKLYENFESQTDIICDSQYQGIPYLNGGLFERHPKYEIDTKISIENNVFKEILENLLEKYNFTVREDLGYDADVAVDPELLGRIFENMINSEERKTTGSFYTPRAIISYMCKQSIKEYLIQNLKNIQSQKIIYLIDSIEEEGIYSKDRTITVNKTTKGKTIVDGSTYLMTKDEMQRIIILLDNVKICDPSVGSGAFILGMLQLLVILKKKLNYYCYNKNIDLYETKKEIIKNNLYGVDIQEGATEIAHLRLWLSLAVEYDAKSIEDIKPLPNLTYKIMQGNSLISEFEGIDFDERIFSIKNNIHQLTLFPEIFREHFSIIIQNKEQYFSATANKKQLEKKIFESEFNLIKEILKQVNKFESDEQVEEMLRYQKDMFFSWGLNFSDVFVNKDNNDRGFDIIIGNPPYVNTKDVNKLEYKKVLEKTYGFRDDLYNHFTFKGFRLLKENGTLAFITSNTFLTIQTKLNMRQLLQEKHLKELIITPKAFQALVDTAIFIVRNKDIKSSYEFDFIDATKASVEDFYNMDSLFLKNDIINKYNVEIKIFRNNLMKVFFKPDNINMQIYKKHISKIKKLYDMWWNKISTSREIKNNKNELNEYRENLKAGDFTLLGLITDGGVGLQTGDNGKFVGVIEGSKWAEKIKQSRIKKFYEAIIKKQINRQKFIEIYPQYSKITTKNNVEEFLKGLSEYEIRSLFDDLKEKFGRDVFGQGYLFRIISKEEIADIYKLTDEEKTIGILDDKRIYAPYDKGDKDGNRWYLETPYYINWSKPSVEFLMNNSGKKGSGMPVVRNKDYYFREGFCWTDVNSVYLKSRIKTISVHDVLSMSLFSMLKDNVITEKYIVSLINSKFMSEFVQEFLNGTSHFQINDARKVPVIIPNKKQLTYINNIVDEAMQIKKKQFNGEISEKETKDKLDEIQQKVDDFVYKLYGINI